The genome window CATTCAAATGCTTTCAGAAATATTGGAATTGTTGGTTAATTGTGCCATAACGACCACTGACCCTGTTTTTTGTAGTGTCAGCTGATGAAATGGGTTTACTTGCTTACTAGATAAATGGTTAGGTTTGCCGAGGCGGAAGTGGGTATCACtctcatatatattttaattgctttttggcCGATATAAGGGTACAAGGCTACTGGAAACCGCCAGTAACAGAGGTATGTTTTCCCCAGATACTTGCATATACCTGCACTACACACCACCACCAATGGACCAACTATAGTACAAGAGTGAAAACGATTTTATTTACGTTagtagtaaatagtatatagtgttTGTGACATTATTTTCAGTTAATAGACCCTTTCTTAATTGGCTTACTTGTTATTGTCACgctttaaaaactttttaatgaATATGGCATCAACATAACTTCTCTCTTATcatagaaataaacaaacatagcCTAATTCTTAATGTGGTCCTTTTTGTAATAATATCCAACCAGGTTGGTGTCCGCCGAATCGTAATTATGACGGTAGTCACTAAAATGTCCGAGCTTACGTGCAGCACGTGAACTAGCATCAGTGTTGAGGCTCTGTGGATTGAGGACGTAGCACAGACTGCTTCATTTACTTCAAGCTACTGACGCTTACACCACAGTAGGTTGTTTACCCGCGgttgttttatttcaacaatCATAATAATGGACGGAAACATTTGCAACATCCAGGTGCTTCTTCGGGCTGCTGAATTTCtggaaagaagagaaagaggtaAGTGCTTTTTATGATAACTGTCAATCTATAGGGGAGGAAGTTGCTTAttgttaaaacaacaaaatgcacaatGAAGCGACTGCAACTATACATGCAAAACATCATATAGAGACACAATGCAAGTACATTGTTCGAGAAATCCTCAATATTCTTTCTAGGAGGttatttttggcgatctttgTCATTTGACTCAGTGACCTACATATCGGACGCATCATTGTACTCAAAGGCGCCAATCTGATCCGATTTGAAAATGGATCCTAGTAGCGGCGAGCGCCCATTACGATGAATGAAAGTGAGACAGGAGAATATCAATACTTCaagttttacacattttattgtgtatttctGCCTGTGAGGCTACACAGAGTAATTGTATGGTAGTGAATAGGTGGTGTGTGATGGCGCCAAAACAAAACGTCCAGCTGATGACAGCAGTCGGTCGCTTTTGTCCTTCTCCTATTACGCCCTTTGGAAGAGATAATAGATGAGATGATAAATGTTGACTTGTAGCACTGCTGTCCACTAACGTTAATAATTTGAAGGCTGTATATTTAACATTGCTGCCATTGGATTTACGATTATTTTCTTACAAAGCTGtgatgtattttttcttcacagAAGCAGAACACGGATATGCTTCAGCCCTGCCTCTAAGTCCAGATCCCTCTGACAAGAGAAGCAAGAAGAATAAAAAGATATCTCCTGGTGGCAATAGGTGAATACATTGCATAATAGACAACTGACAAAAGGGTGTGGTTGTGAAGTCGGACTTTCAGTTTTGACAAAGCACCCTTTCAACAACAATGCCCCGAAAACTCTCATTGTTAAGCAGCATTTATTGTCATGAATGTCTTTCATAACTGTCCCTTTCTGTAACTGCAGGTCAGTTCACAACGAGCTGGAAAAAAACAGGTAATTAGttgtaataaacaaataatatgaCTTTTTCAAATTCTGTCATCACAAAAGACACTTTTTATGGTGGCCAAGTGGAAAAAGCAACAATCTCATGCAGACTGTTTTCACTTATACGGATTGACTAAATCTGTTTTTGCTTGTTGTGCACTGTAGACGGGCTCAGCTGAGGTACTGCCTGGAGCAACTCAAGAAGCAAGTTCCTCTGTCATCTGACTCGATGAGGAATACCACGCTCAACCTGCTGAGACGAGCACAACTTCACATAAAGGTACACACGACATCACACTGATAGTATCCTGGTTGAGAGCACAGTGATTGAAGACTCTTTGTCCTTTTCGTGTGTTTTTGCTGCTGCGCTCTGTGGTCTCCAAATGATGCCTAAGGTTTGGTTTCCCTTTTAGTCCACTGCTGActtgtctttctctctgctttctCATTTCAGAAGCTGCAGGAGCAGGATGAGCGTGCAGAGCAGGTGAAGGGTCGCCTGCGCTGGGAGCAGAGAGAGCTGCGGGTTCGGCtggagcagctgcagagagGAACAGAGAGGATGAGGAACGACAGTCAGGGGTCGACCATGTCCTCCGAGAGGTCCGACTCCGACAGAGGTACGTTTACAGTCACAGTAATACTTCTCCTTTTTATAGCTTAAAGTGTGATTATAGGTTTGGCTTCAACAAGTTAATCAATAACTGCCTGAAGTTGTAACAAAggctatataaaaaaagaaaccagtgaataaaaattcTCAATGTCTCTAATGACTTGTAGTTAACACATTTAGTTAATTAAACAATAGCATAGTGTATTCATTAAGGGTTTAAATTACAAGTTTCATCACAATAACATATTGATTCTTTGGACAACAATATGATATTTGCTGATATCAGAGAGTGAACCACGATACAGTTTTGATCTGACTCCATTCAGGGGCCTGCACTCCTGAAGTGAATATGAGACAGTATCATATGTCTATAACACAGCCAGTGACACATTAACTCATAAAAAGCAATTGAAAAATGATTTGACAATTTTATTACTGAGCTCttccagacatttaaatgaaaaacagtctattgtttttaataaaaagactaaatataAAGTGAACATTTCAAAATTAAGGTATTTTGTTAGACATATGATTTTATTAGTGATAGTGACAGAGAGGAGAAacgagagagaggggaagaccTGCAGCAAAGGGCAAACTCTTAGCCTTAATGGTATATTTAAGACAATGgtacaaatgtatattttcactttgcatcAATAACATAGGATCATTTAATCGATTTATCGTTACACCCCCACTACTCCATAACAGTAGTTTaggattttaacattttactaATATGTGATGATATTTTCTGAATATTGAATCATCAGAATTCTGTTGTCTAAGTGATTTAAAtcaaaaaagtgtcaaaagtagAGTTGTATTTCAGACTTCTGATGAGTTTTGTCTTTCTGTTGTAAAATTTAGTTGATATTCTGcgggtttttttcttcttacattTTCCATATTGTGAGAAATATCATGATGTCACTGAC of Centropristis striata isolate RG_2023a ecotype Rhode Island chromosome 12, C.striata_1.0, whole genome shotgun sequence contains these proteins:
- the mxd3 gene encoding max dimerization protein 3, with translation MDGNICNIQVLLRAAEFLERREREAEHGYASALPLSPDPSDKRSKKNKKISPGGNRSVHNELEKNRRAQLRYCLEQLKKQVPLSSDSMRNTTLNLLRRAQLHIKKLQEQDERAEQVKGRLRWEQRELRVRLEQLQRGTERMRNDSQGSTMSSERSDSDREDVEVDVESIVFDCVDSDGLSIAHTGADHCYSSMDKAWL